A stretch of DNA from Streptomyces venezuelae:
ATCCATACGGCGCAGGGTCTCGAGTACGACTCCGTTAAGATCGTCATTACCGATGCCAACGAAGACGACATCACACACAGCATCTTCTACACGGCCGTCACTCGGGCGCGTGAGCGTCTGCGAATCTTCTGGACGCCAGAGACCCAACAAGCTGTCCTCAAGGGGCTGCACCGGAGCTCCAACCCGAAGGACGTCGCTCTTCTGTCTAGCCGTCGTGGCCTTACTCCGGTCGCTGGAACTCGACGATCCGCCTGACCCACTCGGCGCGATGGATGCGCCGCTGTCTCTGATCCCCAAGTCCGGCAAGGCAGTGGGCCCCTCCTGAGTCGAGCCTCGACTCCTACCCGCACCCAGGTACTCGGGCCACACAGCAAAGCTTGGTGCCCTCGCTGCTCGTGGCAGCGAGGGCACCAGTCGTCAGGCGGCGCGGGCTGTGGGTAACTGCGAGACCCATATCGTGAGCTCGGTCAGGTGCTCGGGCTGTAGCCCGAGGTGCGGGTTGGGCTGCACGATGAGGGTCGGCGTTCCCCTGACGGTGCGCTCCGCCGCCCAGGCGTGGTCGAGGCCGGTGAAGTCGTCGTCGATCCAGATAGCCGGGGCGTCGCCCAGCCAGGCGTCGAGGTGGTCACGCTTCCACAGGTAGCCGTTGGGGTGACTGGTGGTGATCTGGGGACGCGGCAGGTCGATGTACGGCAGCGCCGGGAGGCCCAGGAGGGGCCCGATGAGGGTGGTGGCGTCCTGGCGCCAGCTCGTGCACCAGACGGGGGTGACCAAGCCGGTGCGGATGACGTCCATGAGCAGGCGGCCGTGGTCGGGGTTGAGCCAGACCGTGACCGGGTTGTCGGCGCTGCGGCCGGCGGGGACGACGTCGTGGCGGGTGTGAGTGGCCGGGGTCGAGCCGTGCTCGTCAGGGAAGGGTATGAGGACGCCGTCGATGTCGATGAGCAGGTAGGGCGGGCGCATCGGTCCTCCAAGGGCCGGGGCGAGGGGCGGCGGTCAGAGCTTGCGAGCGCGGATCAGCAGGGTGGTGGGCCAGT
This window harbors:
- a CDS encoding HAD domain-containing protein, coding for MRPPYLLIDIDGVLIPFPDEHGSTPATHTRHDVVPAGRSADNPVTVWLNPDHGRLLMDVIRTGLVTPVWCTSWRQDATTLIGPLLGLPALPYIDLPRPQITTSHPNGYLWKRDHLDAWLGDAPAIWIDDDFTGLDHAWAAERTVRGTPTLIVQPNPHLGLQPEHLTELTIWVSQLPTARAA